In one Nocardioides sp. NBC_00368 genomic region, the following are encoded:
- the secY gene encoding preprotein translocase subunit SecY, whose translation MLGAFASAFRTPDLRKKLLFVLLIVVIFRAGSQIPAPGVHVANVQQCLDAAQTGDSAGLYNLVNLFSGGALLQLTIFALGIMPYITASIILQLLVVVIPRLERLKKEGQAGQTKITQYTRYLTLGLAVLQATGIVALARSGDLLQGCTQPLLHDDGTATFLVMVVTMTAGTAVIMWLGELITERGIGNGMSILIFTQVVATFPATMWAVKNDKGWWTFAIVIVIGLAIMAAVIFIEQAQRRIPVQYARRMVGRKMFGGSSTYIPLKVNQAGVIPVIFASSLLYLPAMAAQFNQNAQNPPAWVDWINTYFVRGDHPVYMATYFALIIFFTYFYVSITFNPPEVADNMKKYGGFIPGIRAGKPTEDYLSYVLSRITLPGSLYLGLVALIPLIALALINANQNFPFGGTSILIMVGVALDTVKQIESQLQQRNYEGFLR comes from the coding sequence GTGCTTGGCGCGTTCGCATCAGCGTTCCGTACTCCGGACCTGCGCAAGAAGCTGCTCTTCGTTCTCCTGATCGTCGTGATCTTCCGAGCGGGATCCCAGATCCCTGCTCCTGGCGTTCATGTCGCGAACGTCCAGCAGTGTCTTGACGCCGCCCAGACCGGTGACAGCGCCGGCCTCTACAACCTGGTCAATCTCTTCTCCGGCGGCGCTCTGCTGCAGCTGACCATCTTCGCGCTCGGCATCATGCCGTACATCACCGCGAGCATCATTCTGCAGCTGCTCGTCGTGGTGATCCCGCGCCTGGAGCGCCTCAAGAAGGAGGGCCAGGCCGGGCAGACGAAGATCACGCAGTACACCCGCTACCTGACTCTCGGCCTCGCGGTCCTGCAGGCGACCGGCATCGTCGCGCTGGCGCGCTCCGGCGACCTGCTCCAGGGCTGCACCCAGCCGTTGCTGCACGACGACGGCACCGCCACCTTCCTGGTCATGGTCGTCACCATGACCGCCGGCACCGCAGTCATCATGTGGCTCGGTGAGCTCATCACCGAGCGCGGCATCGGCAACGGTATGTCGATCCTGATCTTCACCCAGGTCGTCGCGACCTTCCCGGCCACCATGTGGGCGGTCAAGAACGACAAGGGCTGGTGGACCTTCGCGATCGTGATCGTCATCGGTCTGGCGATCATGGCGGCGGTCATCTTCATCGAGCAGGCCCAGCGCCGGATCCCGGTCCAGTACGCCCGCCGGATGGTCGGTCGCAAGATGTTCGGCGGCTCGTCGACCTACATCCCGCTCAAGGTGAACCAGGCCGGCGTCATCCCGGTCATCTTCGCCTCGTCGCTCCTCTACCTGCCGGCGATGGCGGCCCAGTTCAACCAGAACGCGCAGAACCCGCCGGCGTGGGTCGACTGGATCAACACCTACTTCGTCCGTGGCGACCACCCGGTCTACATGGCGACGTACTTCGCGCTGATCATCTTCTTCACCTACTTCTACGTGTCGATCACCTTCAACCCGCCGGAGGTCGCCGACAACATGAAGAAATACGGCGGCTTCATTCCGGGAATTCGGGCCGGGAAGCCGACCGAGGACTACCTGTCCTACGTTCTGTCCCGTATCACACTGCCGGGCTCGCTCTACCTCGGTCTGGTTGCGCTCATCCCGCTGATCGCCCTGGCGCTCATCAACGCGAACCAGAACTTCCCGTTCGGTGGCACCTCGATCCTCATCATGGTCGGCGTCGCCCTCGACACGGTGAAGCAGATCGAGAGCCAGCTCCAGCAGCGCAACTATGAAGGGTTCCTCCGATGA
- the map gene encoding type I methionyl aminopeptidase encodes MGFLNKVQIKTPEQIEKMRRAGLVVGETLEVLRAAARPGVTTSELDAIAEDSIRSRGGVPSFKGYHGFPGSICASVDEVVVHGIPGSRVLKDGDIISIDCGAIVDGWHGDAAITVAMGSVPEEVSELMRVTEESMWRGIAAARLGGRVTDIGHAIETYVDSQGDYGILEDFSGHGIGTEMHMEPSVFNYGKPGKGPKLQRGIALAVEPMLTLGGPEVTTLEDDWTVVTDDGSWAAHFEHTFALTSDGAWVLTALDGGEEMLGKLGVPWGGH; translated from the coding sequence GTGGGCTTCTTGAACAAGGTCCAGATCAAGACCCCTGAGCAGATCGAGAAGATGCGTCGGGCCGGCCTGGTGGTCGGCGAGACGCTGGAGGTGCTCCGGGCCGCGGCGCGGCCCGGAGTCACCACATCCGAGCTCGACGCCATCGCCGAGGACTCGATCCGGTCCCGCGGTGGCGTCCCGTCGTTCAAGGGCTACCACGGCTTCCCGGGCTCGATCTGCGCCTCGGTCGACGAGGTCGTGGTCCACGGCATCCCGGGTTCCCGGGTGCTCAAGGACGGCGACATCATCTCGATCGACTGCGGTGCCATCGTCGACGGCTGGCACGGCGACGCCGCCATCACGGTGGCCATGGGCTCGGTGCCCGAGGAGGTCTCCGAGCTGATGCGCGTCACCGAGGAGTCGATGTGGCGCGGCATCGCCGCGGCCCGTCTCGGCGGACGGGTCACCGACATCGGGCACGCCATCGAGACCTACGTCGACTCCCAGGGCGACTACGGCATCCTCGAGGACTTCAGCGGCCACGGCATCGGCACCGAGATGCACATGGAGCCGTCGGTGTTCAACTACGGCAAGCCCGGCAAGGGCCCCAAGCTGCAGCGCGGCATCGCGCTGGCCGTCGAGCCGATGCTCACCCTCGGTGGCCCCGAGGTGACGACCCTGGAGGACGACTGGACCGTCGTGACCGACGACGGCTCCTGGGCGGCCCACTTCGAGCACACCTTCGCGCTCACCTCCGACGGCGCCTGGGTGCTCACCGCGCTCGACGGCGGCGAAGAGATGCTGGGCAAGCTCGGTGTGCCCTGGGGCGGTCACTGA
- a CDS encoding adenylate kinase yields the protein MRLIIMGPPGAGKGTQAKFIAEHFGIPAISTGDIFRANVSQGTPLGVEAASYMDKGEYVPDSVTNLMVRNRIDEPDAAKGFLLDGYPRTLAQVEELDGMIKFTGHALDAVVVLTVDKDEIVQRLLQRAELEGRADDTEDVIRRRQEVYLEETAPLIEVYKGRGLVHEIDGMGDVDDVTKRIFDELDIIPES from the coding sequence ATGAGACTGATCATCATGGGCCCGCCGGGAGCCGGCAAGGGCACCCAGGCGAAGTTCATTGCCGAGCACTTCGGGATCCCGGCGATCTCGACCGGCGACATCTTCCGCGCCAACGTCTCCCAGGGCACGCCCCTGGGTGTCGAGGCGGCGTCCTACATGGACAAGGGAGAGTACGTCCCGGACTCGGTGACGAACCTGATGGTCCGTAACCGCATCGACGAGCCCGACGCTGCCAAGGGATTCCTGCTCGACGGCTACCCGCGCACGCTCGCGCAGGTCGAGGAACTGGACGGGATGATCAAGTTCACCGGCCACGCGCTCGACGCGGTGGTCGTGCTGACCGTCGACAAGGACGAGATCGTGCAGCGGCTGCTGCAGCGTGCCGAGCTCGAGGGTCGCGCCGACGACACCGAGGACGTCATCCGTCGTCGCCAGGAGGTCTACCTCGAGGAGACCGCGCCGCTGATCGAGGTCTACAAGGGCCGCGGCCTGGTCCACGAGATCGACGGCATGGGTGACGTCGACGACGTCACCAAGCGGATCTTCGACGAGCTCGACATCATCCCGGAATCCTGA
- the rplO gene encoding 50S ribosomal protein L15 — translation MALKVHNLAPAPGAKKAKTRVGRGEASKGKTAGRGTKGTKARYQVPAYFEGGQTPMHMRLPKLKGFKNPFKVEFQVVNLDKLNELFPEGGVVTPETLIEKGAVRKGHPVKVLGQGDLTVKVEISANAFSGSAKEKIEAAGGTVTVL, via the coding sequence ATGGCACTCAAGGTGCACAACCTGGCGCCGGCTCCCGGTGCCAAGAAGGCCAAGACCCGCGTGGGTCGTGGTGAGGCGTCCAAGGGTAAGACGGCCGGCCGTGGTACCAAGGGCACGAAGGCCCGTTACCAGGTCCCCGCCTACTTCGAGGGTGGCCAGACCCCGATGCACATGCGGCTCCCCAAGCTGAAGGGCTTCAAGAACCCCTTCAAGGTGGAGTTCCAGGTCGTCAACCTCGACAAGCTCAACGAGCTGTTCCCCGAGGGTGGCGTCGTCACCCCCGAGACCCTGATCGAGAAGGGTGCCGTCCGCAAGGGCCACCCGGTCAAGGTCCTGGGCCAGGGTGACCTGACCGTCAAGGTCGAGATCAGCGCCAACGCCTTCTCCGGCTCTGCCAAGGAGAAGATCGAGGCTGCTGGCGGAACTGTCACGGTTCTCTGA
- a CDS encoding 4'-phosphopantetheinyl transferase family protein: MSEIVRFATVAEVDADLGLLTAAERARHERLVAEADKQAYAAAHVLVRECAADLLGTTRAEVVIDQRCARCGSVEHGAPSVAGGAAVQVSLSHARGRVAAVAATRRCGIDVEKVSRGPDRALSPRERVWVAEQEDAAYAFTRLWVRKEALVKAGRGSMAAAQRLDVLAEIGPADRIGDVRITQWEDSGFLGAVAICADMWTEN, from the coding sequence ATGAGCGAGATCGTTCGCTTCGCGACGGTGGCCGAGGTCGACGCCGACCTCGGGTTGCTGACCGCCGCCGAGCGGGCCCGCCACGAGCGGCTGGTGGCCGAGGCCGACAAGCAGGCGTACGCCGCCGCTCACGTCCTCGTCCGAGAGTGCGCCGCGGATCTGCTGGGCACGACGCGGGCAGAGGTCGTGATCGACCAGCGCTGCGCGCGGTGCGGCAGCGTCGAGCACGGAGCGCCGTCGGTGGCCGGTGGCGCAGCGGTCCAGGTGAGCCTGAGCCACGCCCGCGGTCGGGTGGCCGCGGTGGCCGCCACCCGGCGGTGCGGGATCGACGTCGAGAAGGTCTCGCGCGGACCCGACCGGGCGCTCTCGCCGCGCGAGAGGGTCTGGGTGGCGGAGCAGGAGGACGCTGCGTACGCGTTCACGCGGTTGTGGGTGCGCAAGGAGGCGTTGGTGAAGGCCGGCCGCGGCAGCATGGCGGCGGCGCAGCGCCTCGACGTCCTCGCCGAGATCGGTCCCGCCGACCGGATCGGCGATGTCCGGATCACCCAGTGGGAGGACTCCGGATTCCTCGGCGCTGTCGCGATCTGTGCCGACATGTGGACCGAAAACTGA